From Pandoraea vervacti, the proteins below share one genomic window:
- a CDS encoding NAD(P)-dependent oxidoreductase, translated as MNIGFLGLGTMGAPMARNLLDAGFALRVWNRSAEPVDTLAAHGAFAASSPAQAALGVDVLIAMLADDDASRDVLVDGGALAALTPGAIVVNMATVSLAFAREMRAHCEALDLRYVAAPVLGRVNVAQAGKLNILAAGQPNTLDALAPLFDVLGQRTWRFGDAPENANVVKLASNFMIASAIESMSEAAALAQGHGVAGSDFLDMITTTIFNTPAYTGYGASISKQVFEPAGFKLSLGAKDVRLALLAGEAANVPMPFASVLRDNHLDSLAHGEGQRDWAALSRVALRRAGLATDET; from the coding sequence ATGAATATCGGATTTCTCGGACTCGGCACGATGGGTGCCCCCATGGCACGCAATCTACTCGACGCCGGCTTCGCGCTGCGTGTGTGGAACCGCTCGGCCGAGCCCGTCGACACGCTGGCGGCGCACGGCGCATTCGCCGCATCCAGCCCCGCTCAGGCCGCCCTCGGTGTCGACGTCCTTATCGCCATGCTCGCCGACGATGACGCCTCGCGCGACGTGCTCGTCGACGGCGGCGCGCTCGCCGCGCTCACGCCGGGAGCGATCGTCGTGAACATGGCGACCGTCTCGCTGGCATTTGCCCGTGAAATGCGCGCGCATTGCGAGGCGCTCGATCTGCGCTACGTGGCAGCCCCCGTGCTCGGCCGCGTGAATGTTGCGCAAGCCGGCAAGCTCAACATTCTGGCAGCCGGTCAGCCGAACACGCTCGATGCGCTTGCGCCGCTGTTCGACGTACTCGGTCAGCGCACATGGCGTTTTGGCGATGCCCCCGAGAACGCGAACGTGGTGAAGCTCGCCTCGAACTTCATGATCGCCAGCGCCATCGAGTCGATGAGCGAAGCGGCCGCGCTCGCACAGGGACACGGCGTGGCGGGGAGCGATTTCCTCGACATGATCACGACGACGATATTCAACACGCCGGCGTACACCGGATACGGCGCGTCGATTTCGAAGCAGGTGTTCGAACCGGCGGGGTTCAAACTCTCGCTGGGCGCAAAGGACGTGCGTCTCGCCCTGCTCGCAGGAGAAGCCGCCAACGTGCCGATGCCCTTCGCGAGCGTGCTGCGCGACAATCATCTCGACAGCCTCGCACACGGCGAAGGACAACGCGACTGGGCCGCGCTGTCGCGGGTGGCGTTGCGGCGCGCGGGTCTGGCAACGGACGAGACCTGA
- a CDS encoding AraC family transcriptional regulator produces the protein MTVRYHWPTFQTLPYPVYFRNDEFDAQTAWVPHRHDWGTFSYVARGVMQMEIEGARFLSPPQYAVWVPPKATHASFNAEAIVYRSVYIDASLATALPAQAATLRISGLLRAMLNDFAERGVACPQTEADKRLAHVLVDQIALAPAEPRFLPQARSPSLVRVLDALQSEPGDNRTVDEWAKTVSMTERTLARHCLMELGMTLGQWRQRMRFLRAIEALEAGRTVKSIAFDLGYATPSTFIEMFTRQSGLTPEQFRRQVIFSTMARDAT, from the coding sequence ATGACCGTTCGTTACCACTGGCCGACCTTCCAGACGCTGCCGTATCCGGTCTACTTCCGCAACGACGAGTTCGACGCGCAGACCGCATGGGTACCGCATCGCCACGACTGGGGAACGTTCAGCTACGTGGCCCGTGGCGTGATGCAGATGGAGATCGAAGGCGCGCGGTTCCTGTCGCCGCCACAGTACGCCGTTTGGGTGCCGCCGAAGGCCACGCACGCGAGCTTCAACGCCGAAGCCATCGTCTACCGGTCCGTGTACATCGACGCTTCGCTTGCCACCGCGCTACCGGCGCAGGCGGCGACGTTGCGCATCAGCGGGCTGTTGCGCGCGATGCTGAACGACTTCGCCGAGCGCGGTGTGGCGTGTCCGCAGACCGAGGCGGACAAGCGGCTTGCGCACGTACTGGTCGATCAGATTGCGCTCGCCCCCGCCGAACCGCGTTTCCTGCCGCAGGCGAGATCGCCTTCGCTGGTCCGTGTGCTCGATGCATTACAGAGCGAGCCGGGGGACAACCGGACCGTGGACGAATGGGCGAAGACCGTCTCCATGACGGAGCGCACGTTGGCGCGTCACTGTCTGATGGAGCTGGGGATGACGTTGGGGCAATGGCGCCAGCGCATGCGCTTCTTGCGCGCCATCGAGGCATTGGAGGCGGGGCGCACGGTGAAGTCGATCGCGTTCGATCTGGGTTACGCCACGCCTTCGACCTTCATCGAGATGTTCACGCGCCAGTCGGGACTGACGCCGGAGCAGTTCCGGCGTCAGGTGATTTTCAGTACGATGGCGCGCGACGCGACGTGA
- a CDS encoding acetyl/propionyl/methylcrotonyl-CoA carboxylase subunit alpha gives MFDKILIANRGEIACRVAATAARLGIRTVAVYSDADAQAKHVAVCDEAVHVGGAAARESYLRIDAIIDAAKATGAQAIHPGYGFLSENEAFAAACHDAGIVFIGPPVGAIRAMGSKSAAKTLMEGAAVPLVPGYHGDNQDAAFLHARADEIGYPVLLKASAGGGGKGMRVVESSEAFRAALASCQREAASSFGDERVLVEKYLTRPRHIEIQVFADTHGNCVYLFERDCSVQRRHQKVLEEAPAPGMTHERRRAMGEAACNAARAVGYVGAGTVEFIANQDGSFYFMEMNTRLQVEHPVTEMITGLDLVEWQLRVAAGEVLPRKQEELRIHGHSLEARIYAENPDNNFLPSTGRLSTLRAPAAVQFDIGSATSPAAVRIDSGVREGDTISPFYDPMIAKLIVWGQDRDEALARMRRALGQYRVVGVQTNIAFLGRLVASEPFAGADLDTGLIERHRDTLFPAAAPVPATTLALAVAAQLARETVVGLRKYQDSIDRHSPWQLATGWRLNCDYQRTLSFDHGETRLDAVLTSGAQASTLAIGGQTYPYRYVHEAGVYRVTLGERRVQGHVDFEHETAHVFADGLSWTLRWHDPLAQAGAHEGGEGRLTAPMPGKVIAVLAAAGTKVEKGAPLLVMEAMKMEHTISAPADGEIEEVLYAVGDQVPEGAQLLAFKR, from the coding sequence ATGTTCGACAAGATCCTCATCGCCAACCGCGGCGAAATCGCCTGCCGTGTGGCAGCGACGGCCGCCCGTCTGGGCATTCGCACGGTCGCCGTCTACTCCGATGCCGACGCACAGGCCAAGCACGTTGCCGTGTGCGACGAAGCCGTGCATGTGGGGGGCGCCGCCGCACGCGAGAGCTATCTGCGCATCGACGCCATTATCGATGCGGCCAAGGCCACCGGCGCTCAGGCCATCCATCCGGGCTACGGCTTCCTGTCCGAGAACGAAGCGTTCGCCGCCGCATGCCACGACGCCGGCATCGTCTTCATCGGCCCGCCGGTCGGCGCCATCCGTGCCATGGGCAGCAAGAGCGCGGCCAAGACACTGATGGAAGGCGCAGCGGTGCCGCTGGTGCCGGGCTATCACGGCGACAACCAGGACGCGGCGTTTTTGCATGCACGCGCCGACGAGATCGGCTATCCGGTGCTGCTCAAGGCCAGCGCAGGCGGTGGCGGCAAGGGCATGCGCGTGGTCGAGAGCAGCGAAGCGTTCCGCGCCGCGCTCGCCTCGTGCCAGCGCGAAGCCGCCAGCAGCTTCGGTGACGAACGGGTGCTGGTGGAGAAGTATCTGACGCGTCCGCGTCACATCGAAATTCAGGTGTTCGCCGACACGCACGGCAACTGCGTCTACCTGTTCGAGCGCGATTGCTCGGTGCAGCGGCGCCATCAAAAGGTGCTGGAAGAGGCCCCGGCGCCGGGCATGACGCATGAGCGCCGCCGGGCGATGGGCGAGGCCGCATGCAATGCCGCGCGCGCCGTGGGTTACGTGGGCGCAGGTACGGTCGAGTTCATCGCCAACCAGGACGGCTCGTTCTACTTCATGGAGATGAATACGCGCCTGCAGGTCGAGCATCCGGTCACGGAGATGATCACCGGTCTCGATCTGGTCGAATGGCAATTGCGCGTGGCCGCCGGTGAAGTGCTGCCGCGCAAGCAGGAGGAGTTGCGCATTCACGGGCATTCGCTCGAAGCGCGCATTTACGCCGAGAACCCGGACAACAACTTCCTGCCGTCGACCGGCAGGCTCTCGACGTTGCGTGCGCCGGCGGCGGTGCAGTTCGATATCGGCAGCGCGACGTCGCCCGCGGCCGTGCGTATCGATTCGGGCGTGCGCGAAGGCGACACCATCTCCCCGTTCTACGACCCGATGATCGCCAAGCTGATCGTGTGGGGGCAGGATCGCGACGAGGCGCTCGCGCGCATGCGCCGCGCGCTGGGTCAATACCGTGTGGTGGGCGTACAGACGAACATTGCGTTCCTCGGACGCCTCGTGGCGAGCGAGCCCTTCGCCGGCGCCGACCTCGACACGGGTCTCATCGAGCGCCATCGCGACACGCTGTTTCCGGCGGCTGCGCCTGTGCCCGCCACGACGCTGGCGCTTGCCGTGGCTGCCCAGCTCGCTCGCGAGACGGTCGTCGGCTTGCGCAAATATCAGGACAGCATCGACCGTCATTCGCCCTGGCAGCTTGCGACGGGCTGGCGTCTGAACTGCGACTATCAGCGTACGCTGTCGTTCGATCACGGCGAGACACGCCTGGATGCCGTGCTCACGAGCGGCGCGCAGGCCAGCACACTCGCCATCGGCGGGCAGACCTACCCGTACCGCTATGTGCACGAGGCCGGCGTGTACCGCGTGACGCTTGGCGAGCGCCGCGTGCAGGGGCACGTCGACTTCGAGCATGAGACGGCCCATGTCTTCGCCGACGGGCTGTCGTGGACGCTGCGCTGGCATGACCCGCTGGCGCAGGCCGGTGCGCACGAAGGCGGTGAGGGCCGTCTGACGGCCCCCATGCCGGGCAAGGTCATTGCCGTGCTTGCCGCCGCGGGCACGAAGGTCGAGAAAGGCGCGCCGCTGCTGGTGATGGAGGCGATGAAGATGGAGCACACCATCAGCGCACCGGCAGACGGCGAGATCGAGGAAGTGCTTTACGCGGTCGGCGATCAGGTGCCCGAAGGCGCGCAGTTGCTCGCGTTCAAGCGGTAA
- the bioB gene encoding biotin synthase BioB, producing MQVHAHTAAHGHDEALRRNDTPWTVAQIEALFALPFNDLIFRAQQVHREHFDANAVQLSTLLSIKTGGCPEDCSYCPQSAKYDTGVQAEKLMPIDEVVAAAQRAKDAGATRFCMGAAWRSPKPHQVDAVGEMVRSVKALGLETCVTLGMLRDGQAQQLRDAGLDYYNHNLDTSPEFYGQVITTRTYQDRLDTLARVRDAGLKVCCGGIVGLGETRRERAGLIAQLANMSPYPESVPINNLMKVEGTPLEHNESVDPFDFVRMIAVARITMPRAMVRLSAGREMMDDALQSLCFLAGANSMFYGEKLLVTQNPQAEHDRALLARLGMRTSTEEKLGAQNVDGADAALSADNAGACDNLKPCAKH from the coding sequence ATGCAAGTTCACGCCCACACCGCCGCTCACGGACACGATGAAGCCCTGCGTCGCAACGACACGCCCTGGACCGTCGCGCAGATCGAAGCGCTGTTCGCGCTGCCGTTCAACGATCTGATCTTCCGCGCCCAGCAGGTGCATCGCGAGCATTTCGACGCCAACGCCGTACAGCTCTCCACGCTGCTGTCGATCAAGACCGGCGGCTGCCCGGAGGACTGCTCGTACTGCCCGCAATCGGCGAAGTACGACACCGGCGTGCAAGCCGAGAAGCTCATGCCGATCGACGAAGTCGTGGCCGCCGCCCAGCGCGCCAAGGACGCAGGCGCCACGCGCTTTTGCATGGGCGCCGCATGGCGCAGCCCGAAGCCGCATCAGGTCGATGCCGTGGGCGAAATGGTGCGCAGCGTGAAGGCGCTCGGCCTGGAGACGTGCGTGACGCTCGGCATGCTGCGCGACGGTCAGGCGCAGCAACTGCGTGACGCGGGCCTCGACTACTACAACCACAATCTCGATACGTCCCCCGAGTTCTATGGCCAGGTCATCACGACGCGCACCTATCAGGATCGTCTGGACACGCTCGCCCGTGTGCGCGACGCGGGCCTGAAGGTCTGCTGCGGCGGGATCGTCGGCCTGGGAGAAACGCGTCGCGAGCGCGCCGGGCTGATCGCTCAACTGGCGAACATGTCGCCGTATCCGGAATCGGTGCCCATCAACAACCTGATGAAAGTGGAAGGCACGCCGCTGGAGCACAACGAGAGCGTGGACCCGTTCGACTTCGTGCGCATGATCGCGGTGGCCCGTATCACGATGCCGCGCGCGATGGTGCGTCTGTCGGCAGGACGCGAGATGATGGACGACGCGCTGCAATCGCTGTGCTTTCTCGCCGGAGCGAACTCGATGTTCTATGGCGAGAAGCTGCTCGTCACGCAAAACCCGCAGGCCGAGCACGACCGCGCACTGCTGGCGCGACTCGGCATGCGCACGTCGACGGAGGAAAAGCTCGGCGCGCAGAACGTCGACGGCGCCGACGCCGCCTTGAGCGCCGATAACGCTGGTGCATGCGACAACCTCAAACCCTGTGCGAAGCATTAA
- the bioD gene encoding dethiobiotin synthase produces MAEHTLPLALQTPVARIAPARHAFFVTGTDTEIGKTLVSSALLHAAARRGLVCAGLKSVAAGASERNGRFVNEDVEQLHHASSLKLPDDWYCPYVLKDASAPHIAAAAEGVALDCSVIRAGYARVAARADLVIVEGVGGFRVPLGPDASAPDTADLARQLALPVILVVGLRLGCISHALLTAEAIASRGLTLAGWVANHVDPDMRHVDANIEAIATRLDAPLLGRVPHLPHPDAATASGYLDIAPLVDASRHRAAPRAHAC; encoded by the coding sequence ATGGCTGAACACACTCTCCCTCTCGCCCTCCAGACGCCGGTCGCACGCATCGCACCGGCGCGTCACGCCTTCTTCGTCACCGGCACGGATACCGAAATCGGCAAGACGCTCGTCTCGTCGGCATTGCTGCATGCGGCGGCACGTCGCGGGTTGGTGTGCGCCGGGCTGAAGTCGGTCGCCGCCGGTGCGTCGGAGCGCAATGGGCGCTTCGTCAACGAAGACGTCGAGCAACTGCATCACGCAAGCAGTCTGAAGTTGCCGGACGACTGGTACTGCCCCTACGTGCTCAAAGACGCGAGCGCGCCGCACATCGCCGCTGCCGCCGAAGGCGTGGCGCTCGATTGCAGCGTGATCCGGGCGGGCTACGCCCGCGTCGCGGCGCGGGCGGATCTGGTGATCGTCGAAGGGGTCGGCGGCTTTCGTGTGCCGCTCGGCCCTGACGCCAGCGCCCCCGACACCGCCGACCTCGCACGCCAGCTCGCCCTGCCGGTGATCCTCGTCGTCGGCCTGCGGCTGGGCTGCATCAGCCATGCACTGTTGACCGCCGAAGCGATCGCCTCGCGAGGCCTGACACTGGCAGGCTGGGTGGCGAATCACGTCGACCCGGACATGCGTCACGTGGACGCCAACATCGAGGCGATCGCCACGCGACTGGACGCACCGTTGCTCGGACGCGTGCCGCATCTGCCGCACCCCGATGCGGCGACCGCCTCCGGATACCTCGACATCGCCCCCCTGGTCGACGCGTCCAGGCATCGTGCAGCGCCCCGAGCGCATGCATGCTGA
- the bioF gene encoding 8-amino-7-oxononanoate synthase, with protein sequence MTNHPLLDRLDAGLAEIDRQHLRRRHRVVSTPCQPHVRADGRDILAFASNDYLGLAAHPKVVEALIEGAQRYGAGSGASHLISGHSQAHAALEDALAEFMSPHLVDARALYFCTGYMANLATISALAGKDAEIFSEALNHASLIDGARLSRAKTHVYAHGDVDALAALLDASAAQTKLIVTDGVFSMDGDIAPLPQLLALAERHNAWLIVDDAHGFGVVGENGRGVFEHFDMCSPNLVIIGTLGKAAGVGGAFVAANRRVVEWLINRARPYIFTTAAAPSQAHALIASLKIIAGDEGRERRAALQARIAQLRDSLALTHWHHMVSPTGVQPIILGENAAALHAQAGLAEAGLWVPAIRPPTVAPGTSRLRLTLSAAHTVADVERVTRAINQLDRDWTEHAHG encoded by the coding sequence ATGACGAACCATCCCCTGCTCGATCGTCTCGACGCCGGCCTCGCGGAAATCGACCGGCAGCATCTGCGCCGACGCCATCGCGTGGTGTCCACCCCGTGTCAGCCGCACGTGCGCGCGGACGGTCGCGACATTCTCGCCTTCGCCAGCAACGATTACCTCGGACTTGCCGCGCACCCCAAGGTCGTCGAAGCCCTCATCGAAGGTGCACAGCGCTACGGTGCGGGCAGCGGTGCATCGCACCTGATCAGCGGACACTCGCAAGCGCACGCGGCGCTCGAAGACGCCCTCGCCGAGTTCATGTCGCCGCATCTGGTCGACGCTCGCGCGCTGTACTTCTGCACCGGCTACATGGCCAATCTGGCCACGATCTCGGCGCTCGCCGGCAAGGACGCCGAGATCTTTTCCGAAGCGCTCAACCATGCATCGCTGATCGACGGCGCCCGTCTGTCGCGCGCGAAAACGCACGTCTATGCCCATGGCGACGTCGACGCCCTTGCCGCGCTGCTCGACGCGAGCGCCGCGCAGACGAAGCTGATCGTGACCGACGGCGTGTTCTCGATGGACGGCGACATCGCCCCGCTGCCGCAACTGCTCGCGCTCGCCGAGCGCCACAATGCCTGGCTGATCGTCGATGACGCGCACGGCTTCGGCGTCGTGGGCGAGAACGGTCGTGGCGTGTTCGAGCACTTCGACATGTGCTCGCCCAACCTCGTCATCATCGGCACGTTAGGTAAGGCGGCAGGTGTCGGCGGCGCGTTCGTCGCGGCCAACCGCCGCGTCGTCGAATGGCTCATCAACCGGGCGCGTCCTTACATCTTCACGACGGCGGCGGCGCCGTCGCAGGCCCATGCTCTCATCGCCAGCCTGAAGATCATTGCCGGCGATGAAGGGCGCGAGCGGCGCGCCGCATTGCAGGCGCGCATCGCGCAACTGCGTGACTCGCTCGCGCTCACGCACTGGCATCACATGGTCTCGCCCACGGGCGTGCAGCCGATCATCCTCGGCGAGAACGCCGCCGCACTGCACGCGCAGGCGGGGCTCGCCGAGGCCGGTCTGTGGGTACCTGCCATCCGGCCGCCGACGGTGGCGCCCGGAACATCGCGCCTGCGTCTGACGTTGAGCGCAGCGCATACGGTTGCTGATGTCGAGCGTGTGACGCGCGCCATCAATCAACTCGATCGGGACTGGACGGAGCACGCCCATGGCTGA
- the bioA gene encoding adenosylmethionine--8-amino-7-oxononanoate transaminase, whose product MDASTRPPTGPGDLAARSLRQVWHPCTQMKQQAKLPLVALSHGEGPWLVDTAGERYLDAISSWWVNLFGHANPRINAALVDQLGRLEHAMLAGFTHEPVVSLAERLSALTGGVLGHAFFASDGASAVEIALKMSFHAWRNQGHGDKREFVCVRNGYHGETLGALAVTDVALFRDAYDPLLRHAHVVASPDARNARDGETSVDVARRAAAELDTLLTQREGRIAAVIVEPLVQCAAGMAMHDPEYLRLVRALCDRHGAHMIADEIAVGCGRTGTFFASEQAGIWPDLLTLSKSISGGYLPLSLVLSRDAIYDAFYDDDTARGFLHSHSYTGNPLACRAALATLDIIADDDVLAANAMRAQRLTRGLAALADDPRAKHVRHRGMIWAFDAVLPQAPGVAGAFAKRFYTEARARGVLLRPIGATVYLMPPYVLDDDTIDWLARQTLAAFDNTMGAMRTTTSHEEMTV is encoded by the coding sequence ATGGACGCCTCCACGCGCCCCCCCACCGGTCCCGGTGATCTCGCCGCGCGCAGTCTGCGACAGGTCTGGCACCCCTGCACGCAGATGAAGCAACAGGCAAAGCTGCCCCTCGTCGCGCTGTCTCACGGCGAAGGCCCCTGGCTCGTCGATACTGCCGGCGAGCGCTACCTCGATGCGATCAGCTCGTGGTGGGTCAATCTGTTCGGCCATGCCAACCCGCGCATCAACGCGGCGCTCGTCGATCAGCTTGGCCGCCTCGAACACGCCATGCTCGCGGGCTTTACGCATGAACCGGTCGTCTCGCTAGCCGAACGGCTCTCGGCATTGACCGGCGGGGTGCTCGGCCACGCGTTCTTTGCGTCCGACGGCGCGTCCGCTGTCGAGATTGCCCTGAAGATGAGTTTTCATGCGTGGCGCAATCAGGGCCACGGCGACAAGCGCGAGTTCGTGTGCGTGCGCAACGGCTATCACGGCGAGACGCTTGGTGCGCTGGCCGTCACCGACGTGGCGCTGTTTCGCGACGCGTACGATCCGCTGTTGCGTCATGCGCACGTTGTCGCATCGCCCGACGCGCGCAACGCACGCGACGGAGAAACGTCGGTCGATGTGGCGCGCCGCGCTGCCGCCGAACTCGATACGCTGCTCACGCAACGCGAAGGACGCATCGCCGCGGTCATCGTCGAGCCCCTCGTGCAGTGCGCAGCGGGCATGGCGATGCACGATCCCGAGTATCTGCGCCTCGTGCGTGCGCTGTGCGACCGGCACGGCGCTCACATGATCGCGGACGAAATTGCCGTCGGGTGCGGCCGCACCGGCACGTTCTTCGCGAGTGAGCAAGCGGGCATCTGGCCCGATCTGCTTACGCTGTCCAAGAGCATCAGCGGCGGCTATCTGCCGCTCTCGCTCGTGCTCTCGCGCGACGCCATCTACGACGCCTTCTACGACGACGACACCGCCCGTGGCTTCCTGCACTCGCACTCGTACACCGGCAATCCGCTGGCGTGCCGCGCCGCACTGGCCACGCTGGATATCATCGCCGACGACGACGTGCTCGCCGCCAACGCCATGCGGGCGCAACGCCTCACGCGGGGCCTGGCAGCGCTGGCCGACGATCCGCGCGCGAAACACGTGCGTCATCGCGGCATGATCTGGGCGTTCGACGCCGTGCTGCCGCAGGCGCCCGGCGTAGCCGGCGCGTTCGCGAAACGCTTCTACACCGAAGCCCGTGCGCGCGGCGTGTTGCTGCGTCCCATCGGCGCGACCGTGTATCTGATGCCGCCCTACGTGCTGGACGACGACACCATCGACTGGCTCGCCCGGCAAACGCTCGCCGCCTTCGATAACACGATGGGCGCGATGCGCACGACGACATCGCACGAGGAGATGACGGTATGA
- a CDS encoding enoyl-CoA hydratase/isomerase family protein — protein sequence MNLATLKLSVDAHVATVTLNRPDVRNAFNETVIEELTGTFRALATNDDVRAIVLAAEGVAFCAGADLNWMKKMAGYSDTENRADAMTLAVMLNTIYRCPKPVIARVQGDTYAGGVGLAAVADVVVAVDTAHFCLSEAKLGLIPATIGPYVIRALGEQASRRYFVTAERFTAATAQRLGLVHEVVSADALDSTVSALTKALVDNSPNAVKECKRLVQDFAARAIDEAAIADTADRIARIRASDEGREGVRSFLEKRSPSWRDVS from the coding sequence ATGAACCTCGCAACGCTCAAGCTCAGTGTCGATGCCCACGTCGCCACCGTCACGCTCAACCGACCGGATGTGCGTAACGCCTTCAACGAAACCGTCATCGAGGAATTGACGGGCACGTTCCGGGCGCTCGCCACGAACGACGACGTGCGCGCCATCGTGCTGGCGGCCGAAGGTGTCGCCTTTTGCGCCGGCGCCGATCTGAACTGGATGAAGAAGATGGCCGGTTACTCGGACACCGAGAACCGCGCCGACGCCATGACGCTCGCCGTCATGCTCAACACGATCTATCGCTGCCCGAAGCCGGTGATCGCGCGGGTGCAGGGCGACACCTATGCCGGTGGCGTGGGACTCGCGGCAGTCGCAGACGTGGTGGTGGCCGTTGACACCGCGCACTTCTGTCTGTCGGAAGCGAAGCTCGGGTTGATTCCCGCCACCATCGGCCCGTACGTGATCCGTGCGCTGGGCGAGCAGGCGTCGCGACGCTACTTCGTGACGGCCGAACGCTTCACGGCGGCCACGGCACAGCGCCTCGGTCTCGTGCACGAAGTCGTGAGCGCAGACGCCCTCGACAGCACGGTCAGCGCGCTGACCAAGGCGCTCGTCGACAACAGCCCGAACGCCGTGAAGGAATGCAAACGTCTGGTGCAGGACTTCGCCGCCCGCGCCATCGACGAGGCCGCCATTGCCGATACGGCCGATCGCATCGCCAGGATCCGTGCCTCCGACGAAGGACGCGAGGGCGTGCGCTCGTTCCTGGAGAAGCGTTCGCCGTCGTGGCGCGACGTTTCCTGA
- a CDS encoding carboxyl transferase domain-containing protein: MPILESKLNPRSEDFARNASAMQTVVDELRARIAQLAGGGGEAARKKHVGRGKLLPRDRVQQLLDPGSPFLELSQLAATGMYHDEAPGAGIITGIGRVSGQECVIVCNDATVKGGTYYPMTVKKHLRAQEIAEQNHLPCIYLVDSGGANLPNQDDVFPDRDHFGRIFYNQAQMSAQGIPQIAVVMGSCTAGGAYVPAMSDESIIVKEQGTIFLGGPPLVKAATGEEVSAEDLGGADVHTRLSGVADHFAQNDAHALSIARSIAANLNRRKPATVAVRTPVEPKYDARELYGVIPADTKKPFDVREVIARLVDGSEFDEFKARYGTTLVCGFAHLWGYPVGIVANNGILFSESAQKGAHFIELCCQRKIPLIFLQNITGFMVGRKYENEGIAKHGAKMVTAVATANVPKFTVIIGGSFGAGNYGMCGRAYSPRFLWMWPNARISVMGGEQAASVLATVKRDGIQAKGGQWSAEEEDAFKQPIRDQYERQGHPFYASARLWDDGVIDPADTRTVLGLGLSAALNAPIPETRFGLFRM, encoded by the coding sequence ATGCCGATTCTTGAAAGCAAACTCAACCCGCGCAGCGAAGACTTTGCACGCAATGCGTCCGCCATGCAGACCGTCGTTGACGAACTGCGCGCCCGTATCGCGCAACTGGCCGGCGGCGGCGGTGAGGCGGCACGCAAGAAGCATGTCGGTCGCGGCAAGCTGCTGCCGCGCGATCGCGTGCAGCAACTGCTCGATCCAGGCTCGCCCTTCCTCGAACTGTCGCAACTCGCCGCGACGGGCATGTATCACGACGAGGCGCCGGGCGCGGGCATCATCACCGGCATCGGCCGCGTGTCCGGTCAGGAATGCGTGATCGTGTGCAACGACGCCACGGTCAAGGGCGGCACCTACTACCCCATGACGGTCAAGAAGCACCTGCGCGCCCAGGAGATCGCCGAGCAGAACCATCTGCCGTGCATCTATCTGGTCGACTCGGGCGGCGCCAACCTGCCGAACCAGGACGACGTCTTTCCCGATCGCGACCACTTCGGCCGCATCTTCTACAACCAGGCGCAAATGTCCGCGCAGGGCATTCCGCAGATCGCCGTGGTGATGGGCTCGTGCACGGCCGGTGGCGCGTATGTGCCGGCCATGAGCGACGAGTCGATCATCGTCAAGGAACAAGGCACGATTTTCCTCGGCGGCCCGCCGCTGGTGAAGGCCGCGACGGGCGAGGAGGTCAGTGCCGAAGACCTCGGCGGCGCCGACGTGCACACGCGCCTGTCGGGAGTCGCCGACCACTTCGCGCAGAACGACGCGCATGCGCTGTCCATCGCGCGCAGCATCGCGGCGAACCTGAACCGTCGCAAGCCGGCGACCGTGGCCGTCAGGACACCGGTCGAGCCGAAGTACGACGCGCGCGAACTCTATGGCGTGATCCCCGCCGACACGAAGAAGCCGTTCGACGTGCGCGAAGTCATCGCGCGTCTGGTCGACGGCTCCGAATTCGACGAATTCAAGGCGCGTTACGGCACCACGCTGGTTTGCGGCTTTGCGCACCTGTGGGGCTATCCGGTGGGTATCGTCGCGAACAACGGCATTCTGTTCTCCGAGTCCGCGCAAAAGGGCGCGCACTTCATCGAACTGTGCTGCCAACGCAAGATTCCGCTGATCTTTTTGCAGAACATCACCGGCTTCATGGTCGGTCGCAAATACGAAAACGAAGGGATCGCCAAGCATGGCGCGAAGATGGTGACGGCCGTCGCCACGGCCAACGTGCCGAAGTTCACCGTCATCATCGGCGGCTCGTTCGGCGCTGGTAACTACGGCATGTGCGGTCGCGCCTACTCGCCGCGCTTCCTGTGGATGTGGCCGAATGCGCGCATTTCCGTGATGGGCGGCGAGCAGGCCGCGTCGGTGCTTGCAACCGTCAAACGCGACGGCATCCAGGCAAAGGGCGGTCAGTGGAGCGCGGAGGAAGAAGATGCCTTCAAGCAACCGATCCGCGACCAGTACGAGCGTCAGGGCCATCCGTTCTACGCGAGTGCGCGCCTGTGGGACGACGGCGTGATCGATCCCGCCGACACGCGCACCGTGCTCGGACTCGGGCTGTCCGCAGCGCTCAACGCCCCCATTCCGGAGACACGCTTCGGCCTGTTCCGCATGTAA